The sequence TGTAGAACGTATCCAGGCAGACCAGGTCGCCCGGCTGCTCGGCAGCGAGGTGGGCTGCTCGCCGGCGCTGGGCCCTCGCCAGGGCTCGGCGCGTGCGCTCGGTCCGCCGGAGTGCTCGGGTTGGTCCCTTGGCTGTATTACACGTTTGCCGGCAAGTCAATTGCTTGGCGGACACGCCAATGGCGCGATTTCGAGGACTTCCTCGCCTGCCAACGGAGGTGGGATTCCTGGGCGAAATGGATTTTCGGCATCACCGCCTCGGTCGTTGTCTTGTTTTTGCTAATTGCCTCTGCGAGACGCTTTCCGCCGCAGCCTCCACCGATCACGTCTCCGACTCCAGGGGACGTTAGGGCCGTGATGCCTAAGCCTGACGCCACGATTCCGCCTAATGCTGTCGTTGTGACGAGCCACGATGCGGCGCTAAGGGTGGAAGAAGGAGTGGCGTTGGGGCTTTCGACAGCGGATATCACTGTCATCCTGGAGAATAGGAGTGGTTTTCGCCTCAGTGGTAGCGTCGTGTACGAGGGCCGTAACGCCAAAGGGGTATTGGTGGCAACAGGCAGCGGACTTTTCCCCTGCATGAGTCCTAAGTCAAGTGCTGATTTTTCGATCATCGCCAGGTTCACCGGGAAGCCTGTCGGCCACAAGTTTTATGTACGCGATCTATCTCGATGTGAATAGGCTGCCTCACGCGCGCCGACCCTGGCGGTTCGCGAATAGGAGCGCCTCCGGTGACGGGTTTGGATGCCGTGCCAGCCACACCTTCAGGGTCCGCGTGAGTTCTAGGCCCTGATAGGGGCTATCGGAGCGTGGGTCCCATCCGCGACCCCCGGATGGACCGTTCCATCGTGGGAAGGAGTCTCTTGACCTCCAGGACAGACTTCGCGACCCTACAAAGCAAAGGTCATCCAGGTCGGCGGGCCGTGATCCCGCGCGCGCCGGCCGGCCCGGAGGGGGCGAATGACCGGTCACGACACCGATGAGGGAGGTGAGGAGCATGCGCAGGCAGGCAAGATCGACCGGAGGAGGTGAGGGGCCGTGAGGGGCCACGTGCGCAAGCGCGGCAAGAACTCCTGGGCCGTGGTGATCGACATCGGCCGCGACCCGCAGACCAGCAAGCGCCGGCAGAAGTGGTTCGCGCACAAGACCCGGCGCGAGGCCGAGGCGCACCTGGCGCAGATCGTCGCGGCGATGCAGGGCGGCGGGTGAACCCCGCCGGCGAAGACGCGGCTCGGCGACTTCCTCGACCAGTGGCTGCGCGACTACGCCGCGGGCGCGGTCGGGCCGGTGACGTTGCGGAACTACTCGGACATCATCCGGGTCCACCTGAAACCCGCCCTTGGGCACGTGCCGCTGGCGGCGTTGAGCGCGCAGATCATCCAGGGCTTCATGAGCCGCAAACTCCAAGACGGGCTGGCGCCAACGAGCGTACAGACACACTACCGCCTGCTGCACGAGGCCCTGGGGCACGCGGTGCGGTGGGGACTGCTGACCCGCAACCCTGCGGCGACGGCCGATCCGCCGAAGCGGCGGCGGTTCGAGCCGCACGTGTGGGACGAAGAACAGGTCAGGCTCTTCCTTGCAGAGGCGAAGCGGGCCAGCCGCTACTACCCGCTCTACCTCACGGCCGTGATGACTGGCATGCGGGCAGGCGAACTGGCCGGCCTGCGTTGGCAGGACGTTGACCTCACCTACGGCGTGGCGTCGGTGCGCCAGACGCTCTACCGGCTCAATGGCAGCACAGCGGCCGGCCGGGCACCTCAGACGGTATTCAAGACGCCGAAGACGGCCGTCTCCAGGCGCGCAGTCGCCTTGCCCG comes from Armatimonadota bacterium and encodes:
- a CDS encoding Arm DNA-binding domain-containing protein; its protein translation is MRGHVRKRGKNSWAVVIDIGRDPQTSKRRQKWFAHKTRREAEAHLAQIVAAMQGGG